A single Paenibacillus sp. FSL R5-0517 DNA region contains:
- a CDS encoding DUF1273 domain-containing protein, with the protein MKNLLITGYRAHELQIFGQKHEGIPFIKKAISSRLTPIVEDGLEWVLTPGQYGVDLWACEVVIDLKKTYPHLKLSIITAFQNPEEQWKEDKQEYYRSILSGVDYYGAISNQPYIGPWQFTARDDLLLRKSDGLLLVYDEDAGEGSPRFVKEKAVKKQQNEDYTIISVTSEDIQSVAEEERMNDIVDFDDSSF; encoded by the coding sequence CTGAAAAATCTGTTGATTACCGGTTACCGGGCACATGAATTGCAAATTTTCGGACAAAAGCATGAAGGTATTCCTTTTATCAAAAAAGCCATCTCTTCCCGCTTAACGCCTATTGTCGAGGATGGTCTGGAATGGGTGCTGACGCCGGGACAATACGGTGTGGATCTGTGGGCATGCGAAGTCGTGATTGATCTGAAGAAGACGTATCCACATCTCAAACTATCGATCATTACTGCCTTTCAGAACCCCGAGGAACAATGGAAAGAAGACAAGCAGGAGTATTACCGTTCCATCCTCTCGGGTGTGGACTATTACGGTGCGATTAGCAATCAGCCTTATATTGGACCGTGGCAGTTCACTGCCCGGGATGACCTGTTGCTGCGTAAAAGCGACGGTCTTCTGCTCGTTTATGATGAAGATGCCGGGGAAGGCAGTCCCCGTTTTGTGAAGGAAAAAGCCGTGAAGAAACAGCAGAATGAGGACTATACGATCATCAGTGTCACTTCAGAGGATATCCAATCGGTAGCTGAAGAAGAGCGCATGAACGATATTGTAGACTTCGACGATTCTTCCTTCTGA
- a CDS encoding RluA family pseudouridine synthase: MNKRKRPTGKTSASAKGKSYAGSSTARSGKSNFSSAKSSGASPSRNTEENKKPLAAKSSAAPKKAGGNKSKNGSASKRPGNAYYRKQEPPRQYKVTEPDELLNFLLQHLKSGRNAVKSILGRGQVSVDQKVVTKFNEALTPGQIVYIRKEGAVAAPSLTGINILHEDDDIIVIRKEAGLLSIAADKTDDLTAYRQLTEHVRRTNPLNRIFVVHRLDRDTSGVMMFAKSEEVQQKLQNNWKENVQDRVYVALVEGAVAKEEGTISSWLKETKTLKMYSSSRPNDGQHAITHYKRLKSNRDFSLLEVRLETGRKNQIRVHMEDLGHPIAGDRKYGARTRDLGRLGLHARILSFIHPTTDELMSFETDIPKPFLYPFRADAPPAK; the protein is encoded by the coding sequence ATGAATAAACGCAAACGTCCAACAGGCAAAACATCGGCCTCGGCCAAGGGAAAATCATACGCAGGTTCATCTACAGCACGTTCCGGCAAGTCTAACTTCTCATCTGCAAAATCATCGGGTGCTTCCCCATCACGCAATACGGAGGAGAATAAGAAACCACTAGCTGCCAAATCATCAGCCGCACCGAAGAAAGCCGGAGGTAACAAATCCAAAAATGGCAGTGCTTCCAAGCGCCCGGGCAATGCCTATTATCGCAAGCAGGAACCACCACGCCAGTACAAAGTCACCGAACCGGACGAACTGCTGAACTTCCTGTTGCAGCATTTGAAATCGGGACGGAACGCGGTGAAGTCCATTCTGGGTCGTGGACAGGTGTCCGTGGATCAGAAAGTCGTAACCAAGTTTAATGAAGCGCTAACGCCAGGTCAGATTGTCTACATCCGAAAAGAAGGTGCAGTCGCTGCTCCATCCTTGACGGGTATTAACATTTTGCATGAAGACGATGATATCATCGTGATCCGCAAGGAAGCCGGACTGTTGTCCATTGCCGCTGACAAGACGGATGATCTGACAGCATATCGCCAACTGACAGAGCATGTACGACGCACCAATCCGCTGAACCGGATCTTTGTCGTCCATCGTCTGGATCGGGATACATCGGGTGTAATGATGTTTGCCAAAAGTGAAGAGGTACAGCAGAAACTGCAAAACAACTGGAAAGAAAATGTGCAGGACCGTGTCTACGTTGCCCTTGTTGAAGGTGCAGTAGCCAAAGAAGAAGGCACCATCTCTTCCTGGCTGAAGGAAACCAAAACACTGAAAATGTACTCCAGCTCTCGTCCGAATGATGGACAACATGCGATCACGCATTACAAACGTCTGAAGTCGAACCGCGACTTCTCTCTGCTGGAAGTACGTCTGGAGACAGGTCGCAAAAATCAGATTCGTGTGCACATGGAAGATCTCGGACATCCGATTGCCGGTGACCGAAAATATGGCGCACGCACAAGAGACCTCGGCCGTCTCGGACTTCATGCACGTATACTCTCATTTATTCATCCGACAACGGATGAACTGATGTCATTTGAAACGGATATTCCGAAACCATTCCTGTATCCGTTCCGTGCAGATGCTCCACCTGCGAAATAA
- a CDS encoding GT-D fold domain-containing glycosyltransferase gives MDSIYLELEGVLEQLETALLEQRPLSLVRVGDGENIVMSQETVWTTERVLQERWTKKANLGQKGLRLPNPQLRDEVAASLQRADIVGVLPRGDSTINAPDYLKRPLTDMVFAHFGISPPRTCHACVNRELAQNPRFWQMLAGKRVLLVTRETEALRATLEREPYHLSIVTALPFDSYDHMQETLEWIQTNQDTFDVALFSCGVNAVVLAERTAALAGKVAIDFGKANNIILKGRAN, from the coding sequence ATGGATTCGATCTATCTTGAACTGGAAGGTGTGCTTGAGCAGCTTGAAACGGCGCTTCTTGAACAGCGTCCGCTCTCTCTTGTACGTGTCGGCGATGGCGAGAATATCGTCATGTCTCAAGAAACGGTGTGGACCACGGAACGGGTCCTTCAGGAGCGTTGGACCAAGAAAGCTAATTTAGGACAAAAGGGATTGCGTCTTCCCAACCCGCAGCTCCGGGATGAAGTTGCCGCTTCCTTGCAACGGGCGGATATCGTCGGCGTTCTTCCCCGCGGTGACAGTACCATTAACGCGCCGGATTATCTCAAACGACCTCTGACCGATATGGTGTTTGCCCACTTTGGCATCTCTCCCCCACGGACTTGTCATGCCTGTGTCAATCGGGAACTGGCACAAAATCCTCGTTTCTGGCAGATGCTTGCAGGCAAGCGTGTGCTTCTCGTTACCCGTGAGACCGAAGCCTTGCGTGCTACGCTCGAACGTGAGCCGTATCATTTAAGCATCGTGACTGCGCTACCCTTCGACAGCTATGATCACATGCAGGAAACACTCGAGTGGATTCAGACGAATCAAGATACCTTTGATGTCGCTCTCTTCTCCTGTGGTGTCAACGCGGTTGTTCTGGCTGAGCGTACAGCTGCACTCGCCGGCAAAGTCGCCATTGACTTCGGCAAAGCCAACAACATCATTCTGAAAGGGCGTGCCAACTGA
- a CDS encoding glycosyltransferase produces MSRKVVIEINFNNYGMDPQRLTREWLERRMSIFRTFTLHCLKAQTNQDFLTVVKLSKESGELMQEILAGQEPLPSNIRFGTNIESVRAILAFAEGAEDIYIARLDSDDLYHRTFVQQLYDIQPQPQTLALINQNGYLWDSVNNEMAPAFHRSPQFYVYLYKTAEYASGYRVKLPGRGTHGNVIDLPHELLAPRNYVNIVHSNNTSVKKVPPKDRLSRDEMAQVLREFMI; encoded by the coding sequence ATGTCCAGGAAAGTTGTGATTGAGATTAACTTCAACAATTACGGGATGGACCCGCAGCGATTGACGCGGGAGTGGCTGGAACGTCGAATGAGCATCTTCCGCACGTTCACATTGCATTGCCTGAAGGCACAGACGAATCAGGATTTCCTGACCGTGGTGAAGCTGTCCAAGGAATCGGGGGAGTTGATGCAGGAGATTCTGGCAGGTCAAGAGCCACTCCCTTCCAATATCCGTTTTGGAACAAATATTGAAAGTGTGCGTGCCATTCTGGCTTTTGCTGAAGGAGCAGAGGATATCTATATTGCCCGTCTGGATTCGGATGATCTGTATCATAGAACCTTTGTTCAGCAACTCTACGATATACAGCCACAGCCGCAGACGTTGGCACTGATTAACCAGAACGGCTATCTCTGGGATAGCGTGAACAACGAAATGGCACCAGCGTTTCATCGTTCTCCGCAATTCTATGTCTACCTGTATAAAACAGCGGAGTACGCATCCGGATACCGGGTCAAGCTTCCGGGCAGAGGTACACATGGCAATGTCATAGACTTGCCGCATGAACTGCTTGCTCCGCGCAATTATGTCAACATCGTACATTCAAACAATACTTCAGTGAAAAAAGTACCGCCAAAAGACCGATTAAGCCGGGATGAGATGGCCCAGGTATTACGCGAATTCATGATCTGA
- a CDS encoding polysaccharide biosynthesis protein, with product MIQGQTILITGGTGSWGQKLTEVLLEQDPAEIRLLSRNEYAQIAMQREFNHDPRLRFIIGDIRDYRAVEDACRGVDVLFHLAALKHVPVCEDQPDEAFKTNVIGTQNIIRAAIRMQIPKVIDVSTDKAVDPINVYGMTKALGEKMMIRANWLSEGTRFVCIRGGNVLGTSGSVVPLFRRQIDEGKSLTITDKGMTRFFLTRTEAIHLLLKAAEAAVGGETFVMKMKACKMTDLASVMLEQAGRPSFDYKVTGIRPGEKLHEVLISPFEAPRTRQYDAQYYVILPEHQDKGLTERYSSLPRVNFTEYRSDSAMMNKPAIARFLRAGGYID from the coding sequence ATGATTCAAGGACAAACGATTCTGATCACCGGAGGAACAGGCTCCTGGGGTCAAAAGCTGACCGAGGTGCTGCTGGAACAGGACCCGGCTGAGATTCGCCTTCTGTCACGCAATGAATACGCCCAGATTGCAATGCAGCGTGAGTTCAACCATGACCCGCGTCTGCGATTCATCATTGGAGATATCCGGGATTATCGGGCAGTGGAAGATGCATGCAGGGGCGTGGATGTGCTTTTCCATTTGGCTGCGCTGAAGCATGTGCCGGTCTGCGAGGACCAGCCGGATGAGGCGTTCAAGACCAATGTGATCGGCACACAGAACATTATTCGGGCTGCGATCCGTATGCAGATTCCCAAAGTTATTGATGTGTCCACGGATAAGGCGGTAGATCCGATTAACGTATATGGCATGACGAAGGCTTTGGGTGAAAAAATGATGATCCGTGCCAATTGGCTGAGTGAAGGGACCCGGTTTGTCTGCATCCGCGGCGGTAATGTGCTTGGAACCAGCGGAAGTGTCGTGCCCTTGTTCCGTCGCCAGATCGATGAAGGCAAGAGCCTGACCATTACAGACAAAGGCATGACCCGCTTTTTCCTTACACGTACCGAGGCCATACATTTACTGCTTAAGGCCGCTGAGGCAGCCGTGGGCGGGGAGACGTTTGTGATGAAAATGAAAGCTTGCAAGATGACGGATCTGGCTTCCGTCATGTTGGAACAGGCAGGTCGTCCATCCTTCGATTACAAGGTGACCGGAATTCGTCCGGGCGAGAAATTGCATGAAGTGTTGATCTCGCCCTTTGAAGCACCGCGCACTCGTCAATACGATGCACAGTATTATGTGATCCTGCCGGAGCACCAGGACAAGGGACTGACGGAACGGTACAGCAGCCTGCCTCGTGTGAACTTCACAGAGTATCGTTCGGACAGTGCCATGATGAACAAACCAGCGATTGCCCGGTTTTTGCGTGCAGGCGGTTATATCGATTAG
- a CDS encoding nucleotide sugar dehydrogenase, whose translation MELEGMEENHQHEQHEGKEELQPPTPIQPIHDRSLKAVVIGLGYVGLPMAIEMAQAGYQVHGIDIDTSKVAKLRAGHSYVIGIDDAVLQSLMKAGLFTASTDYTAVAQANVIVICVPTPLTAEHQPDISYIASAVDGMTPYLQEGSLVILESTTYPGTTEEVVKQPIEAANGWRAGEQFYVCYSPERVDPGSVHYGVKNTPKIIGGSTPACLEYGKQFYGSFLNEVVPVSSTTVAETAKLFENTFRSVNIALVNELTPACEQMGVNIWEVLGAAATKPFGYMPFYPGPGIGGHCIPIDPIYLSWAASRQGSELQFIQLADATNRQMPENVVKRSAELLEQKGISLRRARVVLAGMAYKKDIDDLRESPALDVFRLLSEAGAEVVFTDPMVPVFRKDDGTVLHASPAVPELWAWADLVIITTDHTGFNYQEMANHAKLIFDTRNATAGCHGGNIVVLGQPVRPEVKGVCEQQESIASVGQKETAVEDGAAHHEVAIGPDEDQGDAHGKS comes from the coding sequence TTGGAGTTGGAAGGAATGGAAGAGAATCATCAGCATGAGCAGCACGAAGGAAAAGAAGAATTACAGCCACCGACCCCAATACAACCTATTCATGATCGCTCCTTGAAAGCTGTTGTCATCGGTCTCGGTTATGTAGGTTTGCCCATGGCCATCGAGATGGCCCAGGCAGGATATCAGGTTCACGGGATCGATATCGATACCTCCAAGGTAGCCAAGCTGCGTGCCGGACATTCGTATGTCATCGGTATAGATGATGCAGTCCTGCAGTCTCTCATGAAGGCAGGTTTGTTCACGGCCAGCACGGATTATACAGCAGTGGCACAGGCGAATGTCATTGTAATCTGTGTGCCCACTCCGCTGACTGCCGAGCATCAACCGGATATCTCGTATATTGCGTCTGCGGTGGATGGCATGACTCCATACTTGCAGGAGGGCAGTCTTGTTATATTGGAAAGCACGACTTATCCGGGCACGACGGAAGAAGTCGTGAAACAACCGATAGAGGCGGCAAACGGTTGGCGGGCGGGAGAACAATTCTACGTTTGCTATTCTCCCGAACGGGTAGATCCCGGCAGTGTGCATTATGGTGTGAAAAATACGCCAAAGATCATTGGCGGCTCTACGCCTGCCTGTCTGGAGTATGGTAAACAGTTCTACGGCTCGTTCCTCAACGAAGTTGTTCCAGTCAGTTCAACGACGGTAGCGGAGACGGCGAAGCTGTTCGAAAATACATTTCGCAGTGTCAACATTGCACTCGTCAATGAGCTGACTCCGGCCTGTGAACAGATGGGCGTGAACATCTGGGAGGTGTTGGGTGCGGCGGCCACCAAGCCGTTTGGTTACATGCCATTCTATCCCGGTCCAGGTATTGGCGGACACTGTATCCCAATTGATCCGATTTATCTGTCCTGGGCGGCAAGCCGGCAGGGATCAGAGCTGCAATTCATCCAGCTGGCAGATGCAACTAATCGACAGATGCCAGAGAACGTAGTGAAGCGTTCAGCAGAATTGCTGGAGCAGAAGGGGATATCTCTGCGGCGCGCGCGCGTTGTGCTGGCGGGTATGGCTTATAAAAAAGACATCGATGACTTGCGCGAATCACCTGCGCTCGACGTCTTTCGGCTGCTGAGTGAAGCGGGGGCAGAAGTCGTTTTCACCGATCCGATGGTGCCTGTCTTCCGCAAGGATGATGGCACAGTGCTGCACGCTAGTCCGGCGGTGCCGGAATTGTGGGCATGGGCTGACTTGGTGATCATCACAACGGATCATACGGGATTCAATTATCAGGAGATGGCGAATCATGCGAAGCTGATCTTCGATACACGCAACGCAACGGCCGGATGCCACGGAGGAAATATTGTGGTGTTGGGCCAGCCTGTGCGGCCTGAGGTGAAGGGAGTATGCGAGCAACAGGAGAGCATAGCATCGGTAGGACAAAAAGAAACGGCAGTCGAGGATGGTGCAGCTCACCATGAGGTTGCCATCGGCCCCGACGAGGATCAGGGAGACGCCCATGGCAAATCATGA
- a CDS encoding methyltransferase domain-containing protein, giving the protein MANHDRVSERYYGEINSEDSHEATRTRVHWMCREATGKRILDVGCSQGITSILLAREGFRVTGIDLEEESIRYAQSELAKESRPVRNNVDFRMLDITQWRARTTFDTVLLGEVLEHFAHPETLLIQIHRLLQEEGTLVVTVPYGYHPFYDHKQTFYAGNLAMCLMPYFEVLKLEVHHKYLCCVARRRRRTQLHMSPTLDQLMEWMELDHAHFAEVEQQHLRVMKQRKKALDSAVEQVKRLRRQESGEGQQ; this is encoded by the coding sequence ATGGCAAATCATGATCGTGTGAGTGAACGTTACTATGGCGAGATTAACTCGGAAGATTCTCATGAAGCAACGAGAACGCGTGTTCACTGGATGTGCCGTGAGGCGACAGGCAAACGCATCCTGGATGTCGGGTGCAGTCAGGGCATTACGTCCATTCTGCTGGCACGTGAAGGATTTCGTGTCACTGGCATTGATCTGGAGGAAGAAAGTATCCGGTATGCCCAAAGCGAGCTAGCCAAAGAATCCAGGCCGGTGCGGAACAATGTGGATTTTCGGATGCTGGATATTACGCAATGGAGAGCAAGAACGACCTTTGATACGGTGCTGCTTGGAGAAGTGTTGGAGCATTTTGCTCATCCAGAGACGTTATTGATTCAGATTCATCGGCTGTTGCAAGAAGAGGGGACGCTGGTGGTAACCGTGCCATATGGATATCATCCGTTCTATGATCACAAGCAGACCTTCTATGCAGGAAATCTGGCGATGTGTCTGATGCCCTATTTCGAAGTCTTGAAACTGGAAGTTCATCATAAATATCTATGTTGCGTGGCCCGCAGACGGCGGAGGACACAGCTTCATATGTCGCCAACGTTAGATCAACTGATGGAGTGGATGGAGCTGGATCATGCACATTTTGCCGAGGTGGAACAACAGCATCTCCGCGTAATGAAACAACGCAAGAAGGCACTGGACAGTGCGGTGGAGCAGGTGAAACGTCTTCGTCGTCAGGAGAGCGGGGAAGGGCAGCAGTAA